A stretch of the uncultured Desulfobacter sp. genome encodes the following:
- a CDS encoding hydrolase produces MLEIENVVLLIVDIQGKLAHLMDRKEILFKNVQKLIKGVQTLGIPILWVEQNPQGLGPTIPEIAAMLSDIQPISKMSFSSCRNDRFMKALDDLGRKQILISGIEAHICVYQTAAELVEMGYEVQAVADAVSSRKFENKEIGLQRMKDSGASLTSVETALFELLRMAQGDQFKKIISIVK; encoded by the coding sequence ATGCTCGAAATTGAAAACGTTGTTTTGTTAATTGTTGATATTCAAGGCAAATTAGCTCACCTGATGGACAGAAAAGAAATCTTGTTCAAGAACGTGCAAAAGCTGATCAAAGGGGTTCAAACGTTAGGTATTCCCATTCTCTGGGTAGAGCAAAATCCCCAGGGATTGGGGCCGACGATCCCCGAAATTGCAGCCATGTTGTCAGATATTCAGCCCATCAGCAAAATGAGCTTTAGCAGCTGCCGAAATGATCGCTTTATGAAAGCACTGGACGATCTGGGTCGTAAACAAATCTTGATTTCAGGTATTGAGGCGCATATCTGTGTCTATCAGACAGCAGCAGAGCTCGTGGAGATGGGCTATGAGGTTCAAGCTGTAGCTGATGCCGTATCTTCAAGAAAGTTCGAAAATAAAGAGATCGGTTTGCAAAGAATGAAAGATTCCGGGGCTAGTTTAACAAGTGTTGAAACCGCACTGTTTGAACTACTCAGAATGGCGCAA
- a CDS encoding class I SAM-dependent methyltransferase yields METKKLSDRFSGKNRESMSNLGFNAMTLVMKLMDMVGGYSRKNFQSLGLKTGQTVIDYGCGPARYIGFASSAVGEKGKIFAVDIHPLAIAKVKEKIEKLSLTNVEAVFAENYKTPINSETADIVYALDMFHMVEKPNEFLNELSRLVKKEGFVIIEDGHQPRTTTIRKIEQSGCLKIIKETKSHVKCQK; encoded by the coding sequence ATGGAAACTAAAAAGTTAAGCGATCGTTTTTCAGGAAAAAATAGAGAATCAATGTCAAACCTTGGTTTCAATGCCATGACACTGGTCATGAAGCTGATGGATATGGTGGGCGGATATTCGCGAAAAAACTTTCAATCGCTGGGTTTAAAAACCGGTCAGACCGTTATTGATTATGGCTGCGGTCCGGCCAGATACATTGGATTTGCATCCAGTGCTGTGGGTGAAAAAGGCAAGATTTTCGCAGTGGACATTCACCCCCTTGCCATTGCCAAAGTAAAAGAGAAAATTGAGAAGCTTTCGCTGACAAACGTCGAGGCGGTTTTCGCAGAAAACTATAAAACACCGATCAATTCTGAAACCGCTGATATCGTTTACGCGCTGGACATGTTTCACATGGTGGAGAAACCAAATGAATTTTTAAACGAATTGAGCCGATTGGTTAAAAAAGAGGGGTTCGTCATTATTGAAGACGGGCATCAGCCGCGAACAACGACGATCCGGAAAATTGAACAATCCGGATGCTTGAAAATTATCAAGGAAACAAAGTCTCATGTTAAATGCCAAAAATAA
- a CDS encoding dipeptide/oligopeptide/nickel ABC transporter ATP-binding protein, with the protein MHENLLHMTGICKAYTGRGRERVSVLSDFYLGIRAGEAVGLSGPSGVGKSTVARIIMGIEVPDAGHVFWGDRLVCDAKTRPGREFFRGVQMVWQDPFVYLNPFLSVRSSIVEPMAAFGIGSKRERRERADALMQVMGLDPNLGRCRPGMLSGGQCQRAAIARALSVSPELLICDEALCGLDLPLQVDIMAHLTSVQEKSNMALLFISHDRDCISRMCSRIVYLDRQTIPSFPD; encoded by the coding sequence ATGCATGAAAATCTGCTTCATATGACCGGCATCTGTAAGGCATATACCGGCCGGGGCAGGGAGCGCGTTTCTGTGCTGTCCGATTTTTATCTTGGTATCCGGGCCGGCGAAGCGGTGGGGCTTTCTGGGCCCAGCGGTGTCGGGAAAAGCACAGTGGCACGAATTATCATGGGAATTGAAGTACCGGATGCCGGACATGTTTTCTGGGGTGACCGGCTTGTATGCGATGCAAAGACACGACCCGGCCGCGAGTTTTTTCGCGGGGTCCAGATGGTATGGCAGGATCCATTTGTATATCTGAACCCTTTTTTGTCTGTTCGTTCTTCAATCGTTGAACCCATGGCCGCGTTTGGTATAGGCTCGAAGCGGGAACGCCGGGAACGGGCTGATGCATTGATGCAGGTCATGGGCCTTGACCCGAACCTTGGACGGTGTCGGCCGGGAATGCTCTCCGGCGGGCAGTGCCAGCGGGCCGCCATTGCCCGGGCCCTGTCGGTATCCCCGGAATTGCTGATTTGCGATGAAGCGCTGTGCGGTTTGGATTTACCCTTGCAGGTTGATATCATGGCCCATCTGACATCAGTCCAGGAGAAATCCAATATGGCGCTTCTTTTTATTTCCCATGACCGGGACTGTATTTCCCGGATGTGCTCCAGGATTGTTTATTTGGATAGGCAAACAATTCCTTCGTTTCCTGATTGA
- a CDS encoding ATP-binding cassette domain-containing protein: MMSDPDLLYVNDLCIGIPGKKSNTCLVGNVCFRLNPGDVLGITGQSGSGKTLTAMTLAGILPRSLAVLGGSVRFMGKPVLPEKGAQKSLVPGRDVLMLSQSPARALDPWVKIGVHLIDAVKAVIKRGARIRKKNPKETAIDALETLGLGAWALDRYPFELSGGQCRRCLMALALAVRPRILIADEPATGQDDVNRAIVERCIRDLTANAGTAVIVISHDLRGLQRLASELIVIFNGRQIEVGPVKDMIENPCHVHTRDLVDAMNFLERA, encoded by the coding sequence ATGATGTCTGATCCCGACCTTTTATATGTAAACGATCTTTGTATAGGTATTCCCGGTAAAAAATCCAATACATGCCTGGTCGGCAATGTCTGTTTCCGTTTAAATCCCGGAGATGTTTTAGGGATCACCGGACAGAGCGGGTCGGGAAAGACCCTGACTGCCATGACATTGGCAGGGATTTTACCCCGGTCTTTGGCAGTGCTTGGTGGCAGTGTCCGGTTCATGGGAAAACCGGTTTTGCCGGAAAAGGGTGCCCAAAAATCCCTAGTCCCGGGCCGGGATGTTTTGATGCTGTCCCAAAGTCCGGCCCGTGCCCTGGATCCCTGGGTAAAAATCGGTGTTCATCTGATTGACGCCGTAAAGGCGGTCATAAAAAGAGGCGCGAGAATCCGGAAAAAGAATCCCAAAGAAACGGCAATTGATGCTCTGGAAACGTTAGGATTAGGTGCCTGGGCGCTTGACCGGTACCCATTTGAGCTCAGTGGGGGCCAGTGCCGGCGATGCCTGATGGCTTTGGCACTGGCTGTCAGGCCCCGCATCCTCATTGCTGACGAGCCTGCAACAGGGCAGGATGATGTTAACAGGGCAATTGTGGAACGTTGCATCCGGGATCTGACAGCAAACGCGGGTACGGCGGTGATTGTTATTTCCCATGATTTAAGGGGGCTTCAACGACTTGCCTCTGAACTGATTGTTATTTTTAACGGGAGGCAGATAGAGGTTGGCCCTGTAAAGGATATGATTGAAAATCCCTGCCATGTCCATACCCGGGATCTGGTTGATGCCATGAACTTTTTGGAAAGGGCATAG
- a CDS encoding ABC transporter permease subunit → MFSRGGLGLVFCLFVVTTAIWAPYLAPRDPLAGDLVCRLKAPCLAYPLGTDQLGRCVLSRMIWGLRLSLGGALAASGLAVAIGAMIGIGAALAKGWPQIVFRGVIDMGLAMPGLVLAIVFAGLAGGSMQGLIMGLAAANWPWWARLIRGLALSAARKEFVLAGRTAGLKPLRLVYAYILPQFKSPILAGASLKTGRMILAFAGLSYLGLGPPPPAPELGRMLQEAGLYMDRAPWLVFVPGVAITLVVAVLNMAGKIFQKEADDV, encoded by the coding sequence ATGTTTAGCCGGGGGGGCTTGGGTCTTGTGTTCTGCCTCTTTGTGGTTACTACGGCAATTTGGGCACCATATCTTGCACCCCGGGACCCCCTGGCAGGGGATTTGGTTTGCCGACTGAAAGCTCCGTGCTTGGCATACCCCCTGGGGACCGATCAGCTGGGCCGATGTGTCCTGTCCCGTATGATCTGGGGATTGCGTCTGTCCCTTGGCGGGGCCCTGGCTGCCTCCGGTCTGGCTGTGGCCATCGGGGCCATGATCGGCATTGGGGCGGCCCTGGCCAAAGGCTGGCCCCAAATAGTGTTCCGGGGCGTTATTGATATGGGCTTGGCTATGCCCGGGTTGGTGTTGGCCATTGTGTTTGCCGGGCTTGCCGGGGGCTCCATGCAGGGATTGATTATGGGCCTTGCCGCTGCCAACTGGCCCTGGTGGGCCAGGCTGATCCGGGGACTTGCATTGTCCGCGGCACGCAAGGAGTTTGTCCTGGCGGGCAGGACCGCAGGCTTGAAACCTTTACGCCTTGTTTACGCCTATATTCTGCCCCAGTTTAAAAGTCCCATTCTGGCCGGAGCATCTTTAAAAACAGGCCGGATGATTCTGGCTTTTGCCGGGTTGAGTTACCTGGGACTCGGTCCGCCTCCGCCTGCACCGGAACTTGGCCGAATGCTTCAAGAAGCGGGTCTCTATATGGACCGGGCCCCGTGGTTGGTATTTGTTCCGGGCGTTGCCATTACACTGGTGGTTGCGGTTTTGAATATGGCCGGTAAAATTTTTCAAAAGGAGGCGGATGATGTCTGA
- a CDS encoding ABC transporter permease, with amino-acid sequence MIMPPKCITRFVYGGFVLWGITFFTFILCALSPGDPAEIILSNQSQAPGQEQIEALRHTLALDRPWPVRYMCWMVSVFTGDLGISWQTGRPVLAQIVMCLAPTLELALTAFVMVVLLSGVSGMMAAMFRHRFADHLIGMLTVLATAMPPFWLGIMLAWGFSLKLGLLPVSGQGSFAHVVLPALSLALGIGLLQSSMLRSALVKTMDADFVRFARTRGLGSFKIFFRHILPHALVPMISLWGVCLGQLLGGAMIVESVFARPGLGRLTVQAVMARDIPMVQALVLLVCLTFVAVNGLTDFIHRRLDPVMRANP; translated from the coding sequence ATGATCATGCCTCCCAAATGTATCACACGTTTTGTCTATGGCGGTTTTGTTTTGTGGGGCATCACTTTTTTCACGTTTATCCTGTGTGCCCTGAGTCCAGGTGATCCTGCTGAAATCATTTTGTCCAACCAGAGCCAGGCGCCGGGACAGGAACAGATCGAGGCTTTAAGACACACCCTGGCCCTGGACCGGCCTTGGCCTGTGCGTTACATGTGCTGGATGGTCAGCGTGTTCACCGGAGATCTGGGCATAAGCTGGCAGACCGGCCGTCCGGTTTTAGCCCAGATCGTGATGTGTCTGGCGCCAACTCTGGAACTGGCCCTGACCGCCTTTGTGATGGTGGTGCTGCTGTCCGGGGTTTCCGGTATGATGGCCGCCATGTTTCGTCACCGGTTTGCCGATCACCTGATCGGGATGCTGACTGTTCTGGCGACTGCCATGCCCCCATTCTGGCTGGGGATCATGCTGGCCTGGGGTTTTTCTTTGAAGTTGGGACTTTTGCCGGTGAGCGGCCAAGGCTCATTTGCACATGTTGTTTTGCCTGCCTTGTCTTTGGCCCTGGGGATCGGCCTGCTCCAGAGCAGCATGCTGCGGTCGGCCCTGGTGAAAACCATGGATGCCGATTTTGTCCGTTTTGCCCGGACAAGGGGACTTGGATCTTTTAAAATATTTTTTCGGCATATTCTGCCCCATGCCCTGGTGCCCATGATCTCCCTTTGGGGCGTATGCCTAGGCCAACTTTTGGGCGGAGCCATGATTGTGGAGTCCGTATTTGCCCGTCCAGGCCTGGGTCGTCTTACGGTCCAGGCGGTTATGGCAAGGGATATTCCCATGGTCCAGGCACTTGTGCTGTTGGTTTGTCTGACGTTTGTGGCCGTCAACGGCTTGACGGATTTTATCCATCGGCGGTTGGATCCTGTGATGAGAGCGAATCCGTGA
- a CDS encoding methyltransferase domain-containing protein has protein sequence MTDSDWGRRWEDFGKRSFLKQTQQDYPEKWRDFYDQVAGLWGQMAGLSLGAAKVMAETLVEQDFAPVGSSVLEIGCGPGNLSLALAAYGCRVTAMDQSLGMIRVLKDKIKATDSSGVVPLAADWNTLDAARNHDLVIAAFFPEAFCPQGITCMEKLAKHACVLVVGNGAPAFPFHRQIWTQVMDAPCPVAGDHLTFAQNFLEQTGRAPMVLSLDLPAVLDVSFLRAREYFTDYFTMFGCPLPLLNKTIDRVLEPHVKNGHIYFEGQSAVAMVCWAMPREGG, from the coding sequence ATGACGGATTCGGACTGGGGCCGACGATGGGAAGATTTTGGCAAAAGATCCTTTTTAAAGCAAACCCAACAGGATTATCCTGAAAAATGGCGTGATTTTTATGATCAGGTGGCCGGGCTATGGGGTCAGATGGCTGGACTCTCTTTGGGGGCCGCTAAGGTTATGGCTGAAACATTGGTTGAACAGGACTTTGCGCCAGTCGGCAGTTCCGTCCTTGAGATCGGCTGCGGGCCGGGAAATCTTTCCCTGGCCCTGGCCGCCTATGGCTGCCGGGTGACGGCCATGGATCAGTCCCTGGGCATGATCCGGGTATTGAAAGATAAAATTAAGGCCACGGATAGTTCAGGGGTCGTTCCTTTGGCTGCTGACTGGAACACCCTTGATGCAGCCCGGAACCATGATCTGGTTATCGCGGCATTTTTCCCTGAAGCTTTTTGTCCCCAGGGTATTACGTGTATGGAAAAATTGGCGAAGCATGCTTGCGTGCTGGTTGTGGGAAATGGCGCACCTGCGTTTCCCTTTCATCGTCAAATATGGACGCAAGTTATGGATGCCCCCTGCCCGGTAGCCGGGGACCATCTGACCTTTGCCCAAAATTTTCTGGAACAGACCGGCAGAGCACCTATGGTGCTTTCCTTGGATTTGCCTGCAGTTCTGGATGTGTCATTTCTCCGGGCCCGGGAATATTTTACGGATTATTTCACCATGTTCGGATGCCCGTTGCCGCTTTTGAACAAAACCATAGACCGGGTTCTTGAACCCCACGTAAAGAACGGCCATATCTATTTTGAAGGGCAATCTGCTGTGGCCATGGTCTGCTGGGCTATGCCTAGGGAAGGCGGATAA
- a CDS encoding ABC transporter substrate-binding protein: MIFLFLKKVMSRHLVLLVPAMIWSFLLQDFAVAGDVPDRKETLIIGEGRDFLDGPASRTYLHGSTHTWEALTYLDENLNASPWLAKSWESTDGNRTWIFHLRDDVRFHDNTPLTADLAGQSILRIASSPRYDPSGVFKDLDHLEVRGDLDLIFHLKAPCPAFANRISYYQSPVLHPKDFEPDGRLKTVTGTGPFYLQQAVPGDRIVLEAFDGYWGEKPHFRRVIFRDLADAQTRAMALMAREVDAVADVGAILPQQVETLKRVPGIILKHIEVATTHYLIFNCAKPPFKENSARQWLASIIDRDTIVDALVAGCGRVARDPFTPLAGKWCFGDLDGNWEPAHKPPKAAVDILLHAGTVERWPYLDIAQFIQMQLAAYGFKAAIHIREPGAYYKEMKAGTFSLALQPNTLMTGEPDFFYSYYLASDGPRSYGSASAGTDDLIARGRHSETIAEQKESYRLLSKIFARQLPLLPLYHDISFFAYTDRLSFFGMDHNFRPLLVQAAPAAAAQSASRGD, encoded by the coding sequence TTGATTTTTTTATTTTTAAAAAAAGTGATGAGCCGGCATCTGGTTCTCCTGGTGCCGGCCATGATTTGGTCGTTTCTATTACAGGATTTCGCCGTTGCCGGGGATGTGCCTGACAGGAAAGAGACCTTAATTATCGGGGAGGGGCGGGATTTTCTGGACGGCCCGGCCAGCCGAACCTATCTGCATGGTTCAACCCATACCTGGGAGGCCCTGACCTATCTTGATGAAAATCTCAATGCCTCTCCCTGGCTGGCTAAATCCTGGGAATCAACGGATGGGAACCGGACCTGGATTTTTCATCTAAGAGATGATGTCCGGTTCCATGACAATACCCCGTTGACGGCAGACCTTGCCGGGCAGTCCATTCTGCGTATTGCATCCAGTCCGCGCTATGATCCATCGGGTGTTTTCAAAGATCTGGATCATTTGGAGGTCCGGGGTGACCTTGATCTTATTTTTCATCTTAAGGCGCCCTGTCCCGCCTTTGCCAACCGGATCTCCTATTATCAAAGCCCAGTGCTTCATCCCAAGGATTTTGAACCGGACGGCCGCCTCAAAACCGTGACCGGTACCGGCCCTTTTTATTTACAACAGGCGGTTCCCGGAGACCGTATCGTTTTAGAAGCCTTTGACGGATATTGGGGGGAAAAGCCCCATTTTCGCCGGGTGATTTTCCGGGATCTGGCCGATGCCCAGACCCGGGCCATGGCCTTGATGGCCCGTGAGGTGGATGCCGTGGCCGATGTGGGCGCCATATTGCCCCAGCAGGTCGAGACGTTAAAGCGTGTGCCCGGAATCATTTTGAAACATATTGAAGTGGCGACCACCCATTACCTGATTTTTAATTGTGCTAAACCCCCTTTCAAGGAAAATAGTGCACGTCAATGGCTTGCGTCCATCATTGACCGGGACACCATTGTTGATGCCCTGGTGGCCGGTTGCGGCCGGGTGGCCCGTGATCCGTTTACGCCCCTGGCCGGCAAGTGGTGCTTTGGGGACCTTGACGGCAACTGGGAGCCGGCGCATAAACCGCCAAAGGCAGCTGTGGATATTCTTCTTCATGCCGGTACCGTTGAACGCTGGCCTTACCTGGATATTGCCCAGTTCATTCAGATGCAGCTGGCAGCATACGGGTTTAAGGCTGCAATTCATATCAGGGAACCGGGCGCATATTATAAGGAGATGAAAGCGGGGACGTTCAGTCTGGCGCTTCAGCCCAATACGCTCATGACAGGGGAGCCTGATTTTTTTTATTCGTATTATCTGGCCTCTGACGGACCCAGAAGCTATGGCAGTGCAAGTGCCGGGACAGATGATTTGATTGCCCGGGGCCGGCACAGCGAGACAATTGCGGAACAAAAGGAGAGTTACCGGCTTTTGTCTAAGATTTTTGCCCGGCAATTGCCTTTATTGCCGCTGTACCACGATATCTCTTTTTTTGCTTACACAGACCGGTTGTCATTTTTCGGCATGGATCATAATTTCAGGCCTTTGCTGGTTCAGGCAGCGCCTGCGGCCGCCGCCCAGAGTGCAAGCCGGGGAGATTAG
- a CDS encoding TonB-dependent receptor: MERRSCWPLWPGIALLFALCLVYPVWAQEDNVDVSQIEEITVTATKTSVSEELSPVTAYSVDREDLDCQPSHYMNNFGEFIRDLPGVSVGQYYPWGPPWVQLRGTGHFLQRTAYLIDGIPVHAFLSPTINPNDIEQVDVVLGPSSALYGPSAAGGAVNIITRNGQAHEGISAQVGYGGNNTFKPSLSIGDRKDNFTYRFSYSGEISDGYQMKPVDGMVKLYNLGKTNYVRGASVEDNDYSYQWVGGKMEWNNHEDTTVTLALNYMDRYLYGGQENAITNDHGDSVVSSLRVAHKFTDQVKLTATTGYQYQSIPSQANGGASLVNGVVVVDDTITETEDWDRKRIPFELQGDFTLLPNNVLTAGVYFAREEETLYDYDSDGTRTYRYELTTDQTAVYLQDQMFFMDDRLSLLGGIRYDKWEYKDIYDSGSSDSTPDDVDKDKITYRGGIKFRVNDILALHSSAGTAFWPGNPKWLFQNKNTGTTWREANTDLEPEETWMVDLGADITIPNLNTLIKITAYHGVIENIMAYTYEPNEPLSTTLIKTRNIGEAEINGIELYIKQPITEHLAFTGSLTLNNSEITKDDTNPDNVGNELRNSPDYFGSLGLRYLNPTLFNWEILFRFSDDRYYTDNNEDLPYFHMESFETFDLKVWRDWALSEKVTLHTQVSVVNLLDEEYVTEIVYVNPGRYVECMMGIRYAF, encoded by the coding sequence ATGGAGAGAAGATCTTGCTGGCCGTTATGGCCGGGTATTGCGCTGCTTTTTGCTTTGTGCCTGGTTTATCCGGTGTGGGCCCAAGAGGATAACGTTGATGTAAGTCAGATCGAAGAGATTACCGTAACCGCCACAAAAACCAGTGTAAGTGAGGAATTGTCGCCGGTCACGGCCTATAGCGTAGACCGGGAGGATCTGGATTGTCAGCCTTCCCATTACATGAATAATTTTGGCGAGTTTATACGGGATTTGCCCGGGGTCAGTGTGGGCCAGTATTACCCCTGGGGGCCGCCTTGGGTTCAGCTGAGGGGCACTGGGCATTTTTTGCAGCGCACCGCCTATCTAATTGACGGTATTCCGGTTCATGCTTTTTTATCACCGACCATAAATCCCAATGATATCGAACAGGTGGATGTGGTGTTAGGGCCTTCTTCGGCCCTTTACGGTCCCAGCGCGGCAGGCGGTGCCGTAAATATCATCACCCGCAACGGTCAGGCCCATGAGGGGATCAGCGCCCAGGTGGGGTATGGCGGAAATAACACCTTTAAACCCAGCCTTTCCATTGGCGATCGCAAAGATAATTTCACCTACCGGTTTTCCTATTCAGGGGAGATTTCAGACGGCTACCAGATGAAGCCGGTAGACGGGATGGTGAAATTATACAATCTTGGTAAAACCAATTATGTCAGAGGGGCTTCCGTAGAGGATAATGATTACAGCTACCAGTGGGTGGGTGGAAAGATGGAGTGGAATAACCACGAAGATACCACAGTAACCCTGGCACTGAACTATATGGACCGGTACCTTTACGGCGGCCAGGAAAATGCTATCACCAACGATCATGGCGATTCAGTGGTCTCAAGCCTGAGGGTGGCGCATAAGTTTACGGATCAGGTGAAACTGACGGCCACAACCGGATACCAGTATCAATCCATTCCTTCCCAGGCCAATGGCGGTGCAAGCCTGGTCAATGGTGTGGTCGTGGTGGATGATACCATCACTGAAACTGAGGACTGGGACCGCAAACGGATACCCTTTGAACTCCAGGGTGATTTTACCCTTCTGCCCAACAATGTGTTGACGGCCGGGGTTTATTTTGCCCGGGAAGAAGAGACCTTATATGATTACGATTCAGACGGGACCCGGACCTACCGGTATGAACTGACCACGGATCAGACGGCTGTATATCTCCAGGACCAGATGTTTTTCATGGATGACCGGTTAAGCCTTCTGGGTGGGATCCGGTATGACAAATGGGAATATAAGGATATTTACGACTCCGGTTCTTCGGACAGCACACCGGATGATGTGGATAAAGATAAAATCACTTACAGGGGCGGGATCAAGTTTCGTGTCAACGATATCCTGGCCCTGCACTCGTCCGCCGGCACAGCGTTCTGGCCCGGCAATCCCAAATGGCTGTTCCAGAATAAAAATACCGGCACCACCTGGCGCGAGGCCAATACCGATCTGGAACCCGAAGAGACCTGGATGGTGGATCTGGGGGCAGACATTACCATTCCTAACTTGAATACTTTAATCAAAATCACGGCCTATCATGGTGTCATTGAAAACATTATGGCGTATACCTATGAGCCCAATGAACCCCTTTCCACCACCCTGATAAAAACCCGGAATATCGGCGAGGCGGAAATTAACGGGATTGAATTGTACATCAAACAACCGATTACCGAACATCTGGCGTTTACCGGTTCTTTGACCTTGAACAATTCAGAGATCACCAAAGATGACACCAATCCTGACAATGTGGGTAACGAGCTGAGAAACTCCCCGGACTACTTCGGCAGTCTGGGGTTGAGGTACCTGAACCCCACGCTGTTTAACTGGGAGATTCTGTTCCGGTTCTCCGATGACCGCTATTACACGGACAACAACGAAGATCTTCCCTATTTTCATATGGAATCCTTTGAAACATTTGATCTTAAAGTGTGGCGGGACTGGGCCTTGTCCGAAAAGGTCACCCTGCATACCCAGGTCTCCGTGGTGAATCTGCTGGATGAAGAGTATGTCACCGAGATTGTGTATGTGAACCCCGGCCGGTATGTGGAGTGTATGATGGGGATTCGATACGCATTTTGA
- a CDS encoding LysE family transporter: MEIQYLLKGIVIGVSIAAPVGPIGLLCIKRSLDHGYFAGFVTGLGAATADAIYGFAAGFSLTVMTEFLLNLESSFHIIGGLFLCFWGLTTLKKKAADFQNSDAPFSGHVRAYVSTLFFTLTNPMTIMAFMGIFSGLGVGTAQNGYLASASLVIGVFSGSALWWLTLASATAMAGKRLNHGFTEKINIVTGTILILFGVGALDSGLYGLL, from the coding sequence ATGGAAATTCAATACCTGCTTAAGGGCATCGTCATCGGTGTTTCCATTGCCGCGCCGGTTGGGCCTATCGGCCTTTTATGTATCAAAAGAAGCTTGGACCATGGTTATTTTGCAGGATTTGTCACAGGATTAGGTGCTGCCACGGCCGATGCGATTTACGGATTTGCCGCCGGGTTCTCCCTGACAGTTATGACTGAGTTTTTGCTGAATTTGGAATCTTCGTTTCACATTATAGGCGGCTTATTTTTATGTTTTTGGGGGCTGACGACGCTGAAAAAAAAGGCGGCAGATTTTCAGAATTCCGATGCCCCATTTTCAGGGCATGTCCGCGCCTATGTTTCCACGCTGTTTTTTACCCTGACCAACCCCATGACCATCATGGCGTTTATGGGCATATTTTCCGGTCTTGGTGTTGGTACTGCACAAAACGGGTATTTGGCATCTGCCTCACTTGTGATCGGCGTCTTTTCAGGCTCTGCCCTGTGGTGGCTGACCCTTGCATCTGCAACCGCAATGGCAGGTAAACGCCTCAATCATGGATTTACTGAAAAGATAAATATCGTGACAGGCACTATTTTGATCCTTTTCGGAGTTGGGGCACTGGATAGCGGGCTCTATGGTCTTTTATAG
- a CDS encoding Lrp/AsnC family transcriptional regulator codes for MTLKFESLLDNIGEQILLELCENARISFSELGRKVGLSSPAVTERVKKMEDAGIIKGYKAVIDKKEDVGKIMAFIVMSTLSQHYKKIRQILEAHSGTLECHHLSGEESLMIKVAVEDVEKLEALVEALGTYGKTRTSIVLSTFLDKTAC; via the coding sequence ATGACCCTTAAATTTGAAAGTCTGCTGGACAATATAGGAGAACAGATCCTTTTGGAACTTTGCGAAAATGCCCGGATCAGCTTCAGTGAATTAGGCAGAAAAGTGGGCCTGTCCAGCCCGGCTGTCACGGAGCGGGTAAAAAAAATGGAAGACGCAGGCATTATCAAAGGCTACAAAGCGGTCATTGATAAGAAAGAAGATGTGGGGAAAATTATGGCATTTATTGTCATGTCCACCCTTTCCCAACACTATAAAAAAATAAGACAAATCCTTGAGGCTCATTCCGGCACATTGGAATGCCACCACCTCAGCGGTGAAGAGTCACTGATGATCAAGGTGGCCGTGGAAGATGTGGAAAAACTCGAGGCGCTTGTGGAAGCCCTCGGCACTTATGGTAAAACCCGGACATCCATTGTTCTGTCCACCTTTCTGGACAAAACCGCATGCTGA